TTATTATCTCCCTTGCCGTCAATCTTTTGGCAGCCTATATACAAAACAAGTTTTCTGTTACGGGAGGTCAGTCAGCATGAAAAGTTTACAAAGCAGATACCGTGTTCAGCGGGCGGTGAAACTATTTATTGTTGTCAATACAGTATGTGTCCTTGTTCCGCTGTTCTTAATCCTATACCATGTCTTTACCAATGGAATCGGGGCGGTGACTATGGCCTTTTTCACGGAAGAACTGGGGTCTCCCACGCGGGCAATGCGAGGCGAACCCACGGGACTTGTCCATACCATAATCGGCACTTTTGTCCTTGATTTTACCGCCTTGATCATCTCTTTGCCCTTTGGTCTCGGTGCGGGAATGCTACTGTCGGAATATCCCGACCACCCCTTAAATGCATTCTTACGGATTATGACGGACACCCTCAACGGAATGCCCGCTGTATTAAAGGGGCTTCTTGCCTGGGCCCTGGTGGTAAAACCAATGGGAGGGTTTTCGGGTATTGCCGGAGGTGTTGCCCTGGCCTTTGTTATGTTGCCCATTCTTGCCCGATCAACGGAAAGTGCCCTCATGAATATACCATGGTCAATCCGCGAGGCGGGGCTTGCCATTGGCCTGCCCCGGTGGCGGGTGGTACTTTCTGTGGTGATGCCCGCCTCAAAGAGCGGACTTGTTACGGGTGGTCTTATCGCCTTTGCCCGTGCAGCGGGAGAGGCGGCACCCCTGCTGTTTACCTCCTTTGGAAATAATTATCTGCCTAACCGGTGGACGGGATGGTTTTTTGGCCCGG
Above is a genomic segment from Chitinivibrio alkaliphilus ACht1 containing:
- the pstA gene encoding phosphate ABC transporter permease PstA; translated protein: MKSLQSRYRVQRAVKLFIVVNTVCVLVPLFLILYHVFTNGIGAVTMAFFTEELGSPTRAMRGEPTGLVHTIIGTFVLDFTALIISLPFGLGAGMLLSEYPDHPLNAFLRIMTDTLNGMPAVLKGLLAWALVVKPMGGFSGIAGGVALAFVMLPILARSTESALMNIPWSIREAGLAIGLPRWRVVLSVVMPASKSGLVTGGLIAFARAAGEAAPLLFTSFGNNYLPNRWTGWFFGPVDSLPQRLYSLAISPYKAWHEMGWAAGLVLIVLVMLSFAVAKFFARERTS